One part of the Glycine soja cultivar W05 chromosome 11, ASM419377v2, whole genome shotgun sequence genome encodes these proteins:
- the LOC114375497 gene encoding transcriptional corepressor LEUNIG-like isoform X5: protein MATPPIDRWDADKILRLYLHDYMIKRGMHNAAEIFKKEAQVPDHPVYSVVDSPDGFLLEWWSIFYEVFNSRQGKDLETGPGSSSKVPMMTHNARNNAPPRIPQISMSEQRTPQFQVNSSFNNMMAQPAVCVIPSTMYNKEEHLGYLPENVEPSLHDVIKNNLTFLSGISSNYPPQDVLSKQAQKQVFKDSRVGMSVERDIPRDPLDVMQKTMLPLDGLHETKTNEALNIVPLNGWPINCQMLKTQNQDAILAQAIAGTSKNQTSTVPENSSKCNTTKISETESSDKDKQMINQMITTVEHQHQQDQQMQMQFQNVENNRKRKTTESIRPGESARNCEDTANGKPLDENVESFLSLENEHADHKIAPFRNLKRTSATCRNEKKGFSFNEVGCLHSSKSKVLSSHFSSDGKVLASAGHEKKVFIWNMENFDCVTTTETHSLLVTDVRFRPGSTIFATSSFDRSVRLWDAARPTSSLLKLTGHAEQVMSLDFHPRKVDLLCSCDSNDVIRMWNINQGVCMHITKGGSKQVRFQPSFGKFLATATENNIKIFDVETDSLLYNLEGHVNDVLSICWDKNGNYVASVSEDTARIWSSDGKCISELHSTGNKFQSCVFHPEYHNLLVIGGYQSLELWSPSESSKTWAVPAHKGLIAGLADSSENEMVASASHDHCVKLWK, encoded by the exons ATGGCCACGCCTCCTATTGATCGCTGGGACGCTGATAAAAT ACTTCGATTATATTTGCATGATTATATGATCAAAAGGGGAATGCACAACGCTGCTGAGATTTTCAAGAAGGAAGCACAAGTTCCCGATCACCCTGTTT ATTCAGTGGTTGATTCTCCAGATGGATTTCTGCTTGAATGGTGGTCTATTTTCTATGAGGTATTTAACTCTAGGCAAGGGAAGGACCTAGAGACTGGGCCAGGGTCCTCTAGTAAG GTCCCAATGATGACACATAATGCAAGGAATAATGCTCCCCCGAGAATCCCTCAAATATCAATGAGTGAGCAGAGAACTCCACAATTTCAAGTCAACTCCAGCTTTAACAACATGATGGCTCAACCAGCCGTTTGTGTAATACCTTCAACAATGTACAATAAAGAAGAGCATCTTGGATATCTGCCCGAAAATGTTGAACCAAGTTTGCatgatgttataaaaaataacctgACGTTCTTGTCAGGGATTAGTTCAAA TTATCCACCGCAAGATGTACTAAGCAAGCAGGCCCAGAAGCAAGTCTTTAAG gaTAGTAGAGTTGGCATGAGTGTGGAGAGGGATATACCTAGGGACCCACTGGATGTAATGCAAAAAACAATGCTTCCTTTAGATGGACTTCATGAAACAA AAACCAATGAAGCTCTCAATATAGTGCCACTAAATGGATGGCCAATAAAT TGTCAAATGTTGAAAACACAAAATCAGGATGCAATCCTTGCTCAAGCAATTGCAGGTACTTCTAAAAATCAGACTTCCACAGTTCCTGAAAACTCTAGCAAATGCAACACTACGAAGATTTCTGAGACTGAATCAAGTGATAAGGATAAGCAG ATGATAAACCAAATGATTACAACTGTAGAGCATCAACACCAGCAGGATCAACAAATGCAGATGCAGTTCCAGAATGTTGAG AAtaacagaaaaagaaagacaACAGAATCCATAAGACCTGGAGAAAGTGCCCGG AACTGTGAGGATACAGCCAATGGAAAACCTTTGGATGAAAATGTGGAGTCTTTCCTGTCTTTAGAAAATGAACACGCTGATCATAAAATTGCACCCTTCAGAAATCTGAAACGAACTTCAGCCACAtgcagaaatgaaaaaaaag GTTTTTCATTCAATGAGGTTGGTTGCCTTCATTCAAGCAAAAGCAAGGTTTTGTCTAGCCATTTTTCATCGGATGGAAAAGTTTTGGCAAGTGCTGGACATGAGAAGAAG GTTTTCATTTGGAACATGGAAAATTTTGATTGTGTAACTACTACAGAAACACATTCACTTCTTGTTACAGATGTTCGGTTTAGACCAGGTTCAACTATCTTTGCAACTTCGTCCTTTGATAGATCTGTGAGACTATGGGATGCAGCCAGA CCAACCAGTTCTCTGCTCAAACTTACTGGGCATGCCGAACAAGTAATGTCATTGGACTTCcacccaagaaaagtggacctTCTTTGCTCATGTGATAGTAATGATGTAATTCGAATGTGGAATATCAATCAAGGTGTTTGCATGCATATCACTAAG GGAGGTAGTAAACAGGTCAGATTCCAGCCTAGTTTTGGGAAGTTTTTGGCTACTGCTAcagaaaataatatcaaaatatttgatGTGGAGACCGACAGTCTTCTGTACAATCTAGAG GGACATGTTAATGATGTTCTCTCCATTTGTTGGGATAAAAATGGAAACTATGTTGCCTCCGTCAGTGAAGATACTGCACGTATCTGGTCATCAGACGGAAAATGCATAAGTGAATTGCATTCAACCGGAAACAAGTTCCAATCATGCGTATTTCATCCAGAATATCATAACCTCTTAGTTATTGGTGGCTATCAG TCCCTGGAATTGTGGAGTCCCTCTGAGAGCAGTAAAACATGGGCTGTTCCAGCTCACAAGGGATTAATTGCTGGACTAGCAGATTCTTCCGAAAATGAAATGGTTGCCTCAGCTAGCCATGATCATTGCGTGAAACTATGGAAATGA
- the LOC114375497 gene encoding transcriptional corepressor LEUNIG-like isoform X6 produces the protein MATPPIDRWDADKILRLYLHDYMIKRGMHNAAEIFKKEAQVPDHPVYSVVDSPDGFLLEWWSIFYEVFNSRQGKDLETGPGSSSKVPMMTHNARNNAPPRIPQISMSEQRTPQFQVNSSFNNMMAQPAVCVIPSTIYPPQDVLSKQAQKQVFKDSRVGMSVERDIPRDPLDVMQKTMLPLDGLHETKTNEALNIVPLNGWPINNQVLTSPLQTPNCRQKCQMLKTQNQDAILAQAIAGTSKNQTSTVPENSSKCNTTKISETESSDKDKQMINQMITTVEHQHQQDQQMQMQFQNVENNRKRKTTESIRPGESARNCEDTANGKPLDENVESFLSLENEHADHKIAPFRNLKRTSATCRNEKKGFSFNEVGCLHSSKSKVLSSHFSSDGKVLASAGHEKKVFIWNMENFDCVTTTETHSLLVTDVRFRPGSTIFATSSFDRSVRLWDAARPTSSLLKLTGHAEQVMSLDFHPRKVDLLCSCDSNDVIRMWNINQGVCMHITKGGSKQVRFQPSFGKFLATATENNIKIFDVETDSLLYNLEGHVNDVLSICWDKNGNYVASVSEDTARIWSSDGKCISELHSTGNKFQSCVFHPEYHNLLVIGGYQSLELWSPSESSKTWAVPAHKGLIAGLADSSENEMVASASHDHCVKLWK, from the exons ATGGCCACGCCTCCTATTGATCGCTGGGACGCTGATAAAAT ACTTCGATTATATTTGCATGATTATATGATCAAAAGGGGAATGCACAACGCTGCTGAGATTTTCAAGAAGGAAGCACAAGTTCCCGATCACCCTGTTT ATTCAGTGGTTGATTCTCCAGATGGATTTCTGCTTGAATGGTGGTCTATTTTCTATGAGGTATTTAACTCTAGGCAAGGGAAGGACCTAGAGACTGGGCCAGGGTCCTCTAGTAAG GTCCCAATGATGACACATAATGCAAGGAATAATGCTCCCCCGAGAATCCCTCAAATATCAATGAGTGAGCAGAGAACTCCACAATTTCAAGTCAACTCCAGCTTTAACAACATGATGGCTCAACCAGCCGTTTGTGTAATACCTTCAACAAT TTATCCACCGCAAGATGTACTAAGCAAGCAGGCCCAGAAGCAAGTCTTTAAG gaTAGTAGAGTTGGCATGAGTGTGGAGAGGGATATACCTAGGGACCCACTGGATGTAATGCAAAAAACAATGCTTCCTTTAGATGGACTTCATGAAACAA AAACCAATGAAGCTCTCAATATAGTGCCACTAAATGGATGGCCAATAAAT AACCAAGTACTAACTTCACCTTTGCAAACACCAAATTGTCGACAGAAGTGTCAAATGTTGAAAACACAAAATCAGGATGCAATCCTTGCTCAAGCAATTGCAGGTACTTCTAAAAATCAGACTTCCACAGTTCCTGAAAACTCTAGCAAATGCAACACTACGAAGATTTCTGAGACTGAATCAAGTGATAAGGATAAGCAG ATGATAAACCAAATGATTACAACTGTAGAGCATCAACACCAGCAGGATCAACAAATGCAGATGCAGTTCCAGAATGTTGAG AAtaacagaaaaagaaagacaACAGAATCCATAAGACCTGGAGAAAGTGCCCGG AACTGTGAGGATACAGCCAATGGAAAACCTTTGGATGAAAATGTGGAGTCTTTCCTGTCTTTAGAAAATGAACACGCTGATCATAAAATTGCACCCTTCAGAAATCTGAAACGAACTTCAGCCACAtgcagaaatgaaaaaaaag GTTTTTCATTCAATGAGGTTGGTTGCCTTCATTCAAGCAAAAGCAAGGTTTTGTCTAGCCATTTTTCATCGGATGGAAAAGTTTTGGCAAGTGCTGGACATGAGAAGAAG GTTTTCATTTGGAACATGGAAAATTTTGATTGTGTAACTACTACAGAAACACATTCACTTCTTGTTACAGATGTTCGGTTTAGACCAGGTTCAACTATCTTTGCAACTTCGTCCTTTGATAGATCTGTGAGACTATGGGATGCAGCCAGA CCAACCAGTTCTCTGCTCAAACTTACTGGGCATGCCGAACAAGTAATGTCATTGGACTTCcacccaagaaaagtggacctTCTTTGCTCATGTGATAGTAATGATGTAATTCGAATGTGGAATATCAATCAAGGTGTTTGCATGCATATCACTAAG GGAGGTAGTAAACAGGTCAGATTCCAGCCTAGTTTTGGGAAGTTTTTGGCTACTGCTAcagaaaataatatcaaaatatttgatGTGGAGACCGACAGTCTTCTGTACAATCTAGAG GGACATGTTAATGATGTTCTCTCCATTTGTTGGGATAAAAATGGAAACTATGTTGCCTCCGTCAGTGAAGATACTGCACGTATCTGGTCATCAGACGGAAAATGCATAAGTGAATTGCATTCAACCGGAAACAAGTTCCAATCATGCGTATTTCATCCAGAATATCATAACCTCTTAGTTATTGGTGGCTATCAG TCCCTGGAATTGTGGAGTCCCTCTGAGAGCAGTAAAACATGGGCTGTTCCAGCTCACAAGGGATTAATTGCTGGACTAGCAGATTCTTCCGAAAATGAAATGGTTGCCTCAGCTAGCCATGATCATTGCGTGAAACTATGGAAATGA
- the LOC114375497 gene encoding transcriptional corepressor LEUNIG-like isoform X4, translating into MATPPIDRWDADKILRLYLHDYMIKRGMHNAAEIFKKEAQVPDHPVYSVVDSPDGFLLEWWSIFYEVFNSRQGKDLETGPGSSSKVPMMTHNARNNAPPRIPQISMSEQRTPQFQVNSSFNNMMAQPAVCVIPSTMYNKEEHLGYLPENVEPSLHDVIKNNLTFLSGISSNYPPQDVLSKQAQKQVFKDSRVGMSVERDIPRDPLDVMQKTMLPLDGLHETKTNEALNIVPLNGWPINKCQMLKTQNQDAILAQAIAGTSKNQTSTVPENSSKCNTTKISETESSDKDKQMINQMITTVEHQHQQDQQMQMQFQNVENNRKRKTTESIRPGESARNCEDTANGKPLDENVESFLSLENEHADHKIAPFRNLKRTSATCRNEKKGFSFNEVGCLHSSKSKVLSSHFSSDGKVLASAGHEKKVFIWNMENFDCVTTTETHSLLVTDVRFRPGSTIFATSSFDRSVRLWDAARPTSSLLKLTGHAEQVMSLDFHPRKVDLLCSCDSNDVIRMWNINQGVCMHITKGGSKQVRFQPSFGKFLATATENNIKIFDVETDSLLYNLEGHVNDVLSICWDKNGNYVASVSEDTARIWSSDGKCISELHSTGNKFQSCVFHPEYHNLLVIGGYQSLELWSPSESSKTWAVPAHKGLIAGLADSSENEMVASASHDHCVKLWK; encoded by the exons ATGGCCACGCCTCCTATTGATCGCTGGGACGCTGATAAAAT ACTTCGATTATATTTGCATGATTATATGATCAAAAGGGGAATGCACAACGCTGCTGAGATTTTCAAGAAGGAAGCACAAGTTCCCGATCACCCTGTTT ATTCAGTGGTTGATTCTCCAGATGGATTTCTGCTTGAATGGTGGTCTATTTTCTATGAGGTATTTAACTCTAGGCAAGGGAAGGACCTAGAGACTGGGCCAGGGTCCTCTAGTAAG GTCCCAATGATGACACATAATGCAAGGAATAATGCTCCCCCGAGAATCCCTCAAATATCAATGAGTGAGCAGAGAACTCCACAATTTCAAGTCAACTCCAGCTTTAACAACATGATGGCTCAACCAGCCGTTTGTGTAATACCTTCAACAATGTACAATAAAGAAGAGCATCTTGGATATCTGCCCGAAAATGTTGAACCAAGTTTGCatgatgttataaaaaataacctgACGTTCTTGTCAGGGATTAGTTCAAA TTATCCACCGCAAGATGTACTAAGCAAGCAGGCCCAGAAGCAAGTCTTTAAG gaTAGTAGAGTTGGCATGAGTGTGGAGAGGGATATACCTAGGGACCCACTGGATGTAATGCAAAAAACAATGCTTCCTTTAGATGGACTTCATGAAACAA AAACCAATGAAGCTCTCAATATAGTGCCACTAAATGGATGGCCAATAAAT AAGTGTCAAATGTTGAAAACACAAAATCAGGATGCAATCCTTGCTCAAGCAATTGCAGGTACTTCTAAAAATCAGACTTCCACAGTTCCTGAAAACTCTAGCAAATGCAACACTACGAAGATTTCTGAGACTGAATCAAGTGATAAGGATAAGCAG ATGATAAACCAAATGATTACAACTGTAGAGCATCAACACCAGCAGGATCAACAAATGCAGATGCAGTTCCAGAATGTTGAG AAtaacagaaaaagaaagacaACAGAATCCATAAGACCTGGAGAAAGTGCCCGG AACTGTGAGGATACAGCCAATGGAAAACCTTTGGATGAAAATGTGGAGTCTTTCCTGTCTTTAGAAAATGAACACGCTGATCATAAAATTGCACCCTTCAGAAATCTGAAACGAACTTCAGCCACAtgcagaaatgaaaaaaaag GTTTTTCATTCAATGAGGTTGGTTGCCTTCATTCAAGCAAAAGCAAGGTTTTGTCTAGCCATTTTTCATCGGATGGAAAAGTTTTGGCAAGTGCTGGACATGAGAAGAAG GTTTTCATTTGGAACATGGAAAATTTTGATTGTGTAACTACTACAGAAACACATTCACTTCTTGTTACAGATGTTCGGTTTAGACCAGGTTCAACTATCTTTGCAACTTCGTCCTTTGATAGATCTGTGAGACTATGGGATGCAGCCAGA CCAACCAGTTCTCTGCTCAAACTTACTGGGCATGCCGAACAAGTAATGTCATTGGACTTCcacccaagaaaagtggacctTCTTTGCTCATGTGATAGTAATGATGTAATTCGAATGTGGAATATCAATCAAGGTGTTTGCATGCATATCACTAAG GGAGGTAGTAAACAGGTCAGATTCCAGCCTAGTTTTGGGAAGTTTTTGGCTACTGCTAcagaaaataatatcaaaatatttgatGTGGAGACCGACAGTCTTCTGTACAATCTAGAG GGACATGTTAATGATGTTCTCTCCATTTGTTGGGATAAAAATGGAAACTATGTTGCCTCCGTCAGTGAAGATACTGCACGTATCTGGTCATCAGACGGAAAATGCATAAGTGAATTGCATTCAACCGGAAACAAGTTCCAATCATGCGTATTTCATCCAGAATATCATAACCTCTTAGTTATTGGTGGCTATCAG TCCCTGGAATTGTGGAGTCCCTCTGAGAGCAGTAAAACATGGGCTGTTCCAGCTCACAAGGGATTAATTGCTGGACTAGCAGATTCTTCCGAAAATGAAATGGTTGCCTCAGCTAGCCATGATCATTGCGTGAAACTATGGAAATGA
- the LOC114375497 gene encoding transcriptional corepressor LEUNIG-like isoform X3, translating into MATPPIDRWDADKILRLYLHDYMIKRGMHNAAEIFKKEAQVPDHPVYGFLLEWWSIFYEVFNSRQGKDLETGPGSSSKVPMMTHNARNNAPPRIPQISMSEQRTPQFQVNSSFNNMMAQPAVCVIPSTMYNKEEHLGYLPENVEPSLHDVIKNNLTFLSGISSNYPPQDVLSKQAQKQVFKDSRVGMSVERDIPRDPLDVMQKTMLPLDGLHETKTNEALNIVPLNGWPINNQVLTSPLQTPNCRQKCQMLKTQNQDAILAQAIAGTSKNQTSTVPENSSKCNTTKISETESSDKDKQMINQMITTVEHQHQQDQQMQMQFQNVENNRKRKTTESIRPGESARNCEDTANGKPLDENVESFLSLENEHADHKIAPFRNLKRTSATCRNEKKGFSFNEVGCLHSSKSKVLSSHFSSDGKVLASAGHEKKVFIWNMENFDCVTTTETHSLLVTDVRFRPGSTIFATSSFDRSVRLWDAARPTSSLLKLTGHAEQVMSLDFHPRKVDLLCSCDSNDVIRMWNINQGVCMHITKGGSKQVRFQPSFGKFLATATENNIKIFDVETDSLLYNLEGHVNDVLSICWDKNGNYVASVSEDTARIWSSDGKCISELHSTGNKFQSCVFHPEYHNLLVIGGYQSLELWSPSESSKTWAVPAHKGLIAGLADSSENEMVASASHDHCVKLWK; encoded by the exons ATGGCCACGCCTCCTATTGATCGCTGGGACGCTGATAAAAT ACTTCGATTATATTTGCATGATTATATGATCAAAAGGGGAATGCACAACGCTGCTGAGATTTTCAAGAAGGAAGCACAAGTTCCCGATCACCCTGTTT ATGGATTTCTGCTTGAATGGTGGTCTATTTTCTATGAGGTATTTAACTCTAGGCAAGGGAAGGACCTAGAGACTGGGCCAGGGTCCTCTAGTAAG GTCCCAATGATGACACATAATGCAAGGAATAATGCTCCCCCGAGAATCCCTCAAATATCAATGAGTGAGCAGAGAACTCCACAATTTCAAGTCAACTCCAGCTTTAACAACATGATGGCTCAACCAGCCGTTTGTGTAATACCTTCAACAATGTACAATAAAGAAGAGCATCTTGGATATCTGCCCGAAAATGTTGAACCAAGTTTGCatgatgttataaaaaataacctgACGTTCTTGTCAGGGATTAGTTCAAA TTATCCACCGCAAGATGTACTAAGCAAGCAGGCCCAGAAGCAAGTCTTTAAG gaTAGTAGAGTTGGCATGAGTGTGGAGAGGGATATACCTAGGGACCCACTGGATGTAATGCAAAAAACAATGCTTCCTTTAGATGGACTTCATGAAACAA AAACCAATGAAGCTCTCAATATAGTGCCACTAAATGGATGGCCAATAAAT AACCAAGTACTAACTTCACCTTTGCAAACACCAAATTGTCGACAGAAGTGTCAAATGTTGAAAACACAAAATCAGGATGCAATCCTTGCTCAAGCAATTGCAGGTACTTCTAAAAATCAGACTTCCACAGTTCCTGAAAACTCTAGCAAATGCAACACTACGAAGATTTCTGAGACTGAATCAAGTGATAAGGATAAGCAG ATGATAAACCAAATGATTACAACTGTAGAGCATCAACACCAGCAGGATCAACAAATGCAGATGCAGTTCCAGAATGTTGAG AAtaacagaaaaagaaagacaACAGAATCCATAAGACCTGGAGAAAGTGCCCGG AACTGTGAGGATACAGCCAATGGAAAACCTTTGGATGAAAATGTGGAGTCTTTCCTGTCTTTAGAAAATGAACACGCTGATCATAAAATTGCACCCTTCAGAAATCTGAAACGAACTTCAGCCACAtgcagaaatgaaaaaaaag GTTTTTCATTCAATGAGGTTGGTTGCCTTCATTCAAGCAAAAGCAAGGTTTTGTCTAGCCATTTTTCATCGGATGGAAAAGTTTTGGCAAGTGCTGGACATGAGAAGAAG GTTTTCATTTGGAACATGGAAAATTTTGATTGTGTAACTACTACAGAAACACATTCACTTCTTGTTACAGATGTTCGGTTTAGACCAGGTTCAACTATCTTTGCAACTTCGTCCTTTGATAGATCTGTGAGACTATGGGATGCAGCCAGA CCAACCAGTTCTCTGCTCAAACTTACTGGGCATGCCGAACAAGTAATGTCATTGGACTTCcacccaagaaaagtggacctTCTTTGCTCATGTGATAGTAATGATGTAATTCGAATGTGGAATATCAATCAAGGTGTTTGCATGCATATCACTAAG GGAGGTAGTAAACAGGTCAGATTCCAGCCTAGTTTTGGGAAGTTTTTGGCTACTGCTAcagaaaataatatcaaaatatttgatGTGGAGACCGACAGTCTTCTGTACAATCTAGAG GGACATGTTAATGATGTTCTCTCCATTTGTTGGGATAAAAATGGAAACTATGTTGCCTCCGTCAGTGAAGATACTGCACGTATCTGGTCATCAGACGGAAAATGCATAAGTGAATTGCATTCAACCGGAAACAAGTTCCAATCATGCGTATTTCATCCAGAATATCATAACCTCTTAGTTATTGGTGGCTATCAG TCCCTGGAATTGTGGAGTCCCTCTGAGAGCAGTAAAACATGGGCTGTTCCAGCTCACAAGGGATTAATTGCTGGACTAGCAGATTCTTCCGAAAATGAAATGGTTGCCTCAGCTAGCCATGATCATTGCGTGAAACTATGGAAATGA
- the LOC114375497 gene encoding transcriptional corepressor LEUNIG-like isoform X1, which yields MATPPIDRWDADKILRLYLHDYMIKRGMHNAAEIFKKEAQVPDHPVYSVVDSPDGFLLEWWSIFYEVFNSRQGKDLETGPGSSSKVPMMTHNARNNAPPRIPQISMSEQRTPQFQVNSSFNNMMAQPAVCVIPSTMYNKEEHLGYLPENVEPSLHDVIKNNLTFLSGISSNYPPQDVLSKQAQKQVFKDSRVGMSVERDIPRDPLDVMQKTMLPLDGLHETKTNEALNIVPLNGWPINNQVLTSPLQTPNCRQKCQMLKTQNQDAILAQAIAGTSKNQTSTVPENSSKCNTTKISETESSDKDKQMINQMITTVEHQHQQDQQMQMQFQNVENNRKRKTTESIRPGESARNCEDTANGKPLDENVESFLSLENEHADHKIAPFRNLKRTSATCRNEKKGFSFNEVGCLHSSKSKVLSSHFSSDGKVLASAGHEKKVFIWNMENFDCVTTTETHSLLVTDVRFRPGSTIFATSSFDRSVRLWDAARPTSSLLKLTGHAEQVMSLDFHPRKVDLLCSCDSNDVIRMWNINQGVCMHITKGGSKQVRFQPSFGKFLATATENNIKIFDVETDSLLYNLEGHVNDVLSICWDKNGNYVASVSEDTARIWSSDGKCISELHSTGNKFQSCVFHPEYHNLLVIGGYQSLELWSPSESSKTWAVPAHKGLIAGLADSSENEMVASASHDHCVKLWK from the exons ATGGCCACGCCTCCTATTGATCGCTGGGACGCTGATAAAAT ACTTCGATTATATTTGCATGATTATATGATCAAAAGGGGAATGCACAACGCTGCTGAGATTTTCAAGAAGGAAGCACAAGTTCCCGATCACCCTGTTT ATTCAGTGGTTGATTCTCCAGATGGATTTCTGCTTGAATGGTGGTCTATTTTCTATGAGGTATTTAACTCTAGGCAAGGGAAGGACCTAGAGACTGGGCCAGGGTCCTCTAGTAAG GTCCCAATGATGACACATAATGCAAGGAATAATGCTCCCCCGAGAATCCCTCAAATATCAATGAGTGAGCAGAGAACTCCACAATTTCAAGTCAACTCCAGCTTTAACAACATGATGGCTCAACCAGCCGTTTGTGTAATACCTTCAACAATGTACAATAAAGAAGAGCATCTTGGATATCTGCCCGAAAATGTTGAACCAAGTTTGCatgatgttataaaaaataacctgACGTTCTTGTCAGGGATTAGTTCAAA TTATCCACCGCAAGATGTACTAAGCAAGCAGGCCCAGAAGCAAGTCTTTAAG gaTAGTAGAGTTGGCATGAGTGTGGAGAGGGATATACCTAGGGACCCACTGGATGTAATGCAAAAAACAATGCTTCCTTTAGATGGACTTCATGAAACAA AAACCAATGAAGCTCTCAATATAGTGCCACTAAATGGATGGCCAATAAAT AACCAAGTACTAACTTCACCTTTGCAAACACCAAATTGTCGACAGAAGTGTCAAATGTTGAAAACACAAAATCAGGATGCAATCCTTGCTCAAGCAATTGCAGGTACTTCTAAAAATCAGACTTCCACAGTTCCTGAAAACTCTAGCAAATGCAACACTACGAAGATTTCTGAGACTGAATCAAGTGATAAGGATAAGCAG ATGATAAACCAAATGATTACAACTGTAGAGCATCAACACCAGCAGGATCAACAAATGCAGATGCAGTTCCAGAATGTTGAG AAtaacagaaaaagaaagacaACAGAATCCATAAGACCTGGAGAAAGTGCCCGG AACTGTGAGGATACAGCCAATGGAAAACCTTTGGATGAAAATGTGGAGTCTTTCCTGTCTTTAGAAAATGAACACGCTGATCATAAAATTGCACCCTTCAGAAATCTGAAACGAACTTCAGCCACAtgcagaaatgaaaaaaaag GTTTTTCATTCAATGAGGTTGGTTGCCTTCATTCAAGCAAAAGCAAGGTTTTGTCTAGCCATTTTTCATCGGATGGAAAAGTTTTGGCAAGTGCTGGACATGAGAAGAAG GTTTTCATTTGGAACATGGAAAATTTTGATTGTGTAACTACTACAGAAACACATTCACTTCTTGTTACAGATGTTCGGTTTAGACCAGGTTCAACTATCTTTGCAACTTCGTCCTTTGATAGATCTGTGAGACTATGGGATGCAGCCAGA CCAACCAGTTCTCTGCTCAAACTTACTGGGCATGCCGAACAAGTAATGTCATTGGACTTCcacccaagaaaagtggacctTCTTTGCTCATGTGATAGTAATGATGTAATTCGAATGTGGAATATCAATCAAGGTGTTTGCATGCATATCACTAAG GGAGGTAGTAAACAGGTCAGATTCCAGCCTAGTTTTGGGAAGTTTTTGGCTACTGCTAcagaaaataatatcaaaatatttgatGTGGAGACCGACAGTCTTCTGTACAATCTAGAG GGACATGTTAATGATGTTCTCTCCATTTGTTGGGATAAAAATGGAAACTATGTTGCCTCCGTCAGTGAAGATACTGCACGTATCTGGTCATCAGACGGAAAATGCATAAGTGAATTGCATTCAACCGGAAACAAGTTCCAATCATGCGTATTTCATCCAGAATATCATAACCTCTTAGTTATTGGTGGCTATCAG TCCCTGGAATTGTGGAGTCCCTCTGAGAGCAGTAAAACATGGGCTGTTCCAGCTCACAAGGGATTAATTGCTGGACTAGCAGATTCTTCCGAAAATGAAATGGTTGCCTCAGCTAGCCATGATCATTGCGTGAAACTATGGAAATGA